The Sabethes cyaneus chromosome 3, idSabCyanKW18_F2, whole genome shotgun sequence DNA window caacaaactaaaatattagagaataactaattttgcgttgtgtgtcataaaaatcgctgatatttttaataaatttgtgttggataggacgggaatacactaaagttttttttacacggtttgttttattcggtttactcaagaacggtgcaacttacgGTCcctttacaaactacgtgacgaatgtcgggcctctcctaaatgtattgagaaataaattaataGTACCTTAGTTTTCCCGTTCTtaataaacgaaaaaacaaaccgtgtaaaaaaagtacttgagtgtaggcaattacgacgaagcagcaacatgccCTAGATGGAAGTGAATCGAACACATCTTGAGGAAAGCGAACGACCTCTGATTTTACTTCTTTGTTCTGCCGTATCGGCGGACatggctgaataagtaagtaagcattatgagaatttctgGAAGACAAAAAGGGATGTGGCTACTGACAGGGGTCCAAATCTAAATATAAAAAGGGATATGAATGTTTATGTGTATGTGGATGTGGCGAACGAATTGGGCTCTGCTTGTCTTGCAATATGTATGTAAATTTTTGCTTCAATAACAGTTGTACAAGCGGCTAGAAGATAAAAAGGGAGCTGAAAAGAACGGATGTGGGGTGACCATTCAGAAGGGGAGAGGTTCAAACAAGGGAAGGGAAGAGATCCCGTGTTctgtttgtcattccggttcggtTCCTTTCGAACTTTTTACAGGTGTAGTCCAGAAGGTGTCATTGTTTTGTGTATAAAACAAGCAGAAGCTTTCGCCTTTTAGGTTAACTAATAGTAAATataaattttacagttttttttactGATAGGCTTCGTTCCCGTACAAGTTTTATTCCTGCTGTACGCTTCGTTGACGTGATTGTATTTTTTGAATACGCATCTTTGTTCTATTTTGACAGATTGTTCTCTTTTGACAATTACTCGAATCCCTCTGCTCCGTATGGCCATAATTCATACGAAAATTTCATAATTTtcgtcgtggtttttgggtaaaaataggATCgatcaggaacgattgtgtttttttggcgtgatgcgatgatgctctatccggccaaaacacgtattgtccatctgcatgatgtttttgtagaaacgggatcaaaattttcgtcaaacattcatctggtgcatcttaattgatagccaaaccaacggggcttgttgttgaagaaacgagaaagagaacgatgtccttctgcgtccataattttggctggtcttccactaccttgcttgcgaatagttgttgggcatcttaggatatggtaaacagtcgaagtcgcaacatattcgctttttaaatgttgtaccgtattgtatactttttgccgagatttctgttgcagttcgtagaagtgtacaacgcgcttcttgtttcgacgcgatttttagcaaaactggagaggagagagagagctaacacatacatactcacatttcactctgagctcgtttgttgttgagcataagggccgcgaaaaaaatccaaaattttagttgccacccgttaaatgAAATGTTTATATCTCAATAACCGTAAGTCCTATGATGTTAGTGTCTTCAGTAACTTTGCGTATCATAACAAGATAACCAACTTTTCGCAAATAAGAAAATTTCTAAAGTTAATATTTAAATAGTTAGATGTCTACGCCACGATTTAAAATACAACGgctcaaaatatttcaaaagaagtaaaatcttattacaaataatattgcaaaagaaaataaagctGTATGTACAAGCAACACGcgagaagttatgaggttttgtccgaacgttggatcgatcgatcgatcgatggcaccaggaacagagggactcaacgtgcaaGGTGGATCGACcgggtcgaaagcgatttgaaACAGAACGAACTACTCCGGTTGTATGCTGAGGACGATGACATTACACTGGGAAAAATCAAATCGCACAACCCTTGTTGACTAAATCTCAACACGGATTAGAACAGTTATTTGGTTTTATCGAAAATACAAGATCAAACGCGGGTTACCACCCTTTAACTCGATACTCAGAATGGACACTTAATCTCAAAAAGATCATTGGATTTAATAATCATCAATCAGGTTTACGATTATTTAGTCCAACGCCATCAATGGGTATCCGTAAACTGAGTCTATAGGATTCGGGACCGGATAGTAAAGAAAATATTAACGATTGTCGCAGTGACTTTTTAAAACTAATCCCCTTCTGACAGATAAAAAAGAATGCTTGTGTAAAAAATTgcaaacaacaacaaataaattgaagaaatgacaaaaagagtTTTTGTAGTGCGCATTTGGGGCATCATGCATTAACTGtggaatatgaaaaaaaaaattgctttaaaCAAATGAGTAATCAACTAGCGAAAAAAACGTTAGCAAACATCATTGTTTGCTTTTGTGAGAATAGACACACTTCCTACCGGAAATTTATATTGCACTTCTCATTTGATTGATTGCACATTTTACCTATCTAACTATCTATCTACCGGCACTTCGCCCATGTATGCTCATCACTTGAAAACAGTTAGCAAACTGACTGCAACGTTAGTCAGTTAGTTAGTTTTCCGTACAAAGTATGGTAGCATGCTGAGTGGAACTTCATAGTTGCGAAGCCATTTTGGTCCGGTGTGCACGGCTTGGCTGTTGCCATCGGTCCAGGTTCCTTGCGGAAGATAGATATCCCGGGAGCGTACGTTCTCCTGAAGGACCGGCGCTGCTATGATGTCTTCACCCAGAAGAAATTCTGCAACCGAAAAGATATGTCAATTATTTGAGGAAATCACTTCAACGGTATGACTACATACGGTCGTAGATTTTTTGTGCTACGATATCGTCCGGGGAAACCCACCATATCGGAGGATTTACCGGGGAACCATCGGAAACTGCTAGTTTGAAACGTTCCATGATTTTCGGCGTATACTCCTCGTGCAGATTAgtcatttttttcgaaattgtGACGGTTTCCGCATCGTAGTCCCACGGAACGTACGAAAATTGAATGCTAGGCATAAAAACATTGGCCTGAAGCCAACGTATGAACATTTCCTTGTTTGGCGGATGATTATTGTATCCGTTGCCACCGACCATATCCGGTAGGACTAACGGGTAGCCGACCATATTCATCTGAAGTAGCGTGGTAACCAATGTTGGTAATCCATTGTTCCAGTTCCATTCAGAATCTTTGTCAATCATCCGAACGAAAATTGGCAGATCCTGGGTACGGTGAGCTGATCGAACCTCCACCAAGTCACCAAATTTAGCGACAGTTCTTACGTACGTATCCACGATCACATTGGGATGTTTTGAGCGTGGTCCATTTAAAATAGGGTCCGGAGGACTCCAGCTAGTTTCACCGGCATCAAATTTGAAGCTATCAATTCCGCTCTCTGCCAAAATTGCTCGCAATCTGGCTGAGAACCATTCGGCTACTTCCGGCTTAGAAAAGTCCACGTATGCAGCATCGTCTTTTACACTGTTCCACCATTGCGTTTCTGTGTTTCCACTGTAATTTGCAACTAAATAACCCTTGCGTTTGGCTTCGGAATACCACGGTTCACAGACCTTGTTGATGAATGGATGAATCCACAACGTTACCCTGGGAAAGCCCTTCGCCTttatattgctgattgtttgCCGAATATTTGGGAATTTTTTCTTATTAAATGTTAGTGCACCATAACAAACCTCCCAATCATCGTCCAATTCGTATTGACTGTTTGGCCAACCGTTCCGGATGATTTGATCAGCATATTCTAACACCACGTTTTCATCAATGTCTCTCTTATATTTTGCCCATGTTGACCAGATCGGATACTTCACCATTGCTTCGGCAGGATGACCGGATGGTTTACCTAAAATGTTTTTCACGGCCTCCATATGTACCTTCTTCGAATCGCTGGCCACACCTATTTGGTAAATAAACGAGTAAGTTGGGTCGTGAATATCATACGGCAAGGATTTTTTCACTTCCAGACACATATAGCCAGGTTCACCATAGTTCTGATCAATGAACAGTGGCGCCTCATCATCCACATAGATGAAGGATCCAATTGAATTCAGCCAGTATCGATCGGCTACAGCGCAATTGTCTGCCTCTTTCGTTAAAAATGAATACTCATCGAAACGTAGCTTCTGTATCGGCCAATACTGGTACTTTTGCTGGGGACCACCAAACCAGTTTGATCCACTCATCCGGACACAATCGACCACTTGGGAACGTGTTCTGGTAGCTCTAGCTATTTTCAACAGGGAAAACTCGTTCTGATCGATCGTTTTCGTAAACTCAATTGCTTCTCCATTGCTATTGGTTAGCTTAAATCCATTTGCTATTTCCTCATAGTTCACCGTCGGTTCCAAATCTCGCCCCAGAAGAATCCGTTGAACTACTACACCTCTGCGTTCCACCGTAAGCTCTCGAGTTGCTGTGTGGACCACAGCCTTAACGTCCTGCGTGTTGAACTGCAGAGTGTGGTCGGCAGCCTGCGCCACTGCCACGAGCAGTAGCACAGTGATTACACTTGAAGATTTCACGTTTCGTTTCATTATTTTTCACCACGATGATTACCAATCACCAACATTTCACTAGACGACGATTCGCGTATGATCAATCCCGTAATGGTTATTGTCAGTAAATGTGCTTTGCAAGCGTGGGTCTAATGGCTTTTATAGTGACTATATGGCGACGGACGTTTGAATCTGTCAACATGCTCAAGTAGTTGCGCGTATCATTAGGAAAAGCTGACAGAAGTGGATCGTCAAATGttgatttttgttgaataattcGTGATAACAAAAATTGATACAAAACAGGGTTTGGTAAAGAGAAGAAAGTGACTCAATTTTTTTGCGACCATAAAAAAACTTACCCCGAACACTTTgcaaaagatttttttacgcaatttataAATTGCTTGTTTcaattattcattttttttgtgGAAAATGTGGTACTAACTAGAGTTGGAAAACTACTGGAAAGATGTTTATTACGTTTCGTGAACCGAAAGATTAATCTAATCACAATTCAGTTACAAACCATTGAACCCCTTTCAGGATCATCGTCGACTGAATCCTCATTGTTTCTGCAGTATAAAGGTTGAGCACCGAAAAATTCGAGCAAACGTTTATTTTATGAGTTGAACATTGCAAAATTTCACTGATTACTTCAAGATTTTATAAAACCGCAGAAGCCATTACACACTTATAATGACAATCCCCGACTACCGATCGCGAGTTGCCTGAACTGTTGAATTGTCCCAAATCCGCGAAAATTTGTTGACAAAATTAACGATTGCAATGATTGAGTGATGAAACATAGTGCAGGACCATTTTCGGACAATTTTATACCTCATTCGATCGGTGAAGTACTCCGATAGACTACAAAACAAAGGAGGGTTCGAAGATCTTGAAAAAGTAGGTACCTATCGTGACGTGAACCGATCAAGAGAAGGCGATATTCCGGGACCTGAATTCTATGCAGCTAGTCGACAATGAGCACTGTTGAAggcgttttttacgtcgatcgttacaacaGCGCAAAAACGATCTCCTTAGTTTCACTTCTATTTGAACGACTTGGAGCGGCTCGCTCGACTACTGTTCGGATAGCAGCTACAGTAGACTTCCTTTTCTGAAACCCAAACTATATGTTCGACAGACCGTGTTCATCTTCCGTGTACCTCGTCAACCTGTTTAGGATAATTCTCGTCATGAGTTTTCTGCACGTATCCAGCAGACATATCGGTATATACAACGCCGGATCCCCCGCAAACTTTCCTGGGTTCAGcactacaggccggactcgattaaccggggattcgattatccggggattcgattatccgggtttttagactcgagtatccgggtgaaaaaaaaaaaaatttctttcgctgatttattttaaacccaaatgttataattttcatgctacatgatgattccaactagacaagcattgattaacctcccttaagctacaaaattcctttcttatatcccttttatcggcgaaaaaaacaaaaataaatcctgcgatgatgaaatcaattttattacttaaaaatcatcgtaATGATGgtaatcatcatcattatcatcatcattatcatcatcgtaatcaacagtaaaaaaattgcagaaaaggaattttatgactttaggggagcttgatcaataataaaaaaacatttataatacttaaatattgaaaaacataacatataaaaaataatattgcacaaaaaaaatcatcagtggaaaaaatcgtaagaaaggatttttctgacttttgggaagatagatcaataataaataaaacatttctgatacctaaaagtcaaaaaacttgacacaccaaaaaaaaaaattgtaccaaaaatgatgattcgattatccgggtgattcggtTATccggactgaaaataaaaatgagcacccggataatcgagtccgggctatAGCACTGGCTTCTGGAGCTCCCACTGGTCCGGGAAGTGACCATCTTCTAGGCATCTTTGCAGCACTATTCTGAACATGTCAGGGAACGCTTGTATTGCAACCTTCTTCAGGGTCATGTTAGGGATTCCAGCAAGtcgtgcttaatcggatattatcgtatataaatacataTATAGTCGTATCACttaaaattattcctaatcacgtatatcgcctccaaaatagtgttTGTCCAAAATAGTGCGGCAGTTTGACCGCTGAAATCTTctttgtctaggtttatttttaTCCTAGCTCTACTAATCTTTGTTACGTTCCTTCAGTGGGGTCCGACGAGCGAGCGACAGCAAGTACTTTCCacggtactttccacgaaaaggttttccatgaaatggtacattccacgtatggtttttcgcgaaatacctCCTCTGTtaggtactcttaccactgcgtccattattttgaactattgtgatatgccccgttttattattttactatacgtttcaagtttaccttaccttacctatcacttattgaggaagtgacaggctggtagctggagcaaGACATGTGACAATcaggatgactaggtttataaACCTAGTACCCTGACGGCGATGCCAACCAgttctcccctttttgagatactgcagtctgcgtactatttgtgctccacgattgcagagcaagtgttccgaggttaaatatcatcttgtacgaaactgagattccgaagatgatatttactcggacaatgtcctgtcgcaagactggtaagcttgctgagatctctcctattgagactcagcaacttttgagtaacccaggggtggatactcgacgttatatatttctagattgtttgagcgatggCTGTACACATCGTACTgaccataactgttcggctctccttttgtttttaGCCCTCCCTCCAgtacacagtcagagatcaggcagagtgaatctcgacccgtgaggagtagagagttggagccacctcTTCGTTTGTCGaatcacaacgagtcggcgtgttgaggatagacgatgATCAGAACTGAACCTCTGGTAGTGCAttgttcaagtcctgctcctcccctactctcctctgTACCTcattcgtttttttgtttttcggcagagggagtatgcacggtaagaaatcgtccactgcattagtggccggcttgatgcagcaagggcaaattactgtggagggcgccctggtactccacacacaagcaacaatgtgagttttattgcactcttatgacggttttcatgaccaattttggtcttaaatgccatcataagagtgtaataaaacccaaattgttacctgggcaGGCTctgttgcggcgagagaatttatagaaccccctccaccattcatccctcggcacgggttgcgtcacaccttggattatagtttatccattcaagtttttacataatagccatggataacagctattacaaccatctccattagcgggctttggaccctctgctttggttcttggGAGTCAATAAAACCGTcatgcaggcggagagtttactcTTCAGCCTTCACATgtgtgcccccttctctgtccgcaaacgaccctagtttccaccggttgtcagatttccactaaggaacgtatcccggatggtaccacgaggaggtagagataggaattgctgaataagaggctgtggaacctcatggtggttctggaaCGCATTATTCAATCATTTACCATccttttcgcgaaatggtattccgcgaaactctatatacAGCGTGTTATGATGGTCACctgagaattggttttccgcaaaatggtattcggcgaaatgttatacaatcacggcaaatatttaaacgctatccgttttattttatctaGCTAAAAAATGGGGGGAGTTTTgtagggggctccgtagccgcaaggttgccGAGTCTGCTATGtcaagcgagtggtcatgggttcgaatcttagtagaatcaagccattcgatgtcaagtgactttagcatgggtttattctcaggcccctcatttacccttccttcatactgaattctatatttacccccTACAgcttcttgacagtgcaaaaagttCCTCCtgtagttaagtgtactggtcagaggaatgaatgagtcctcgccaggctataatatgggatagtactggcagcaagaaataagtgggtaaagtagatcaagctttgaaggaagggtaaaccccaatacacacaagcacgcataaaattcaataagcatatcgctcactcaatagcgattatagcaaaaacaaATGTAgtgccaaagatgctgatacctgaaaaatggggaagttgttttctactttattgtgaggaaaaattgcaaatttgtatattgaactatctatgctttcatagttacgtaactgccaaaatgaatcatctaaggttgaactcctcagaaacaccgtttaaggtgaaacggtactgaatccaaacatggcaGGAAAGATAGCGCCCATATGAGGATTGGGTGCCAtcgatccggccatgttgggattcagtaccgtttcaccttaatttgtggcaatacgaagtttgtcgaagCTAGTGGTCTACAAAAAGTCGAAATAGGTAGATACAAATCCGAAATGAAATCagaaatttttcaataataattCGATATTTGCCCAACCTACTAGCAATATACACGCAGTCGAACGGCACGTGCGTCATTAGATAATCGCGCACTCTCCCACTCTTGGATTCTCTTTTTCTGCCTAAAACTCTCTAAAATAGCGAACGCTCAAAAGCGGTCCTACGACGGAGCGGCAGCGCGGCGGCATCATTAACACATATGTTTGCCAGGTGATTCGCGTACATATACGCGGACGCAAGGTACCGCATGGTGGTCACACCGCATTCAGCGCCGCCGTCAGCCATCATCGCAACCATTACCTGCACTTAGTTTTAGTGgtctctaatttttttttctcgcgacGCGAATATCTCACTCTCATGTTGTGTGTTTGGCACTCGCCCATAGCATGCACGAGTACGACTGAGTCTGAGGCTGC harbors:
- the LOC128739538 gene encoding myogenesis-regulating glycosidase, coding for MKRNVKSSSVITVLLLVAVAQAADHTLQFNTQDVKAVVHTATRELTVERRGVVVQRILLGRDLEPTVNYEEIANGFKLTNSNGEAIEFTKTIDQNEFSLLKIARATRTRSQVVDCVRMSGSNWFGGPQQKYQYWPIQKLRFDEYSFLTKEADNCAVADRYWLNSIGSFIYVDDEAPLFIDQNYGEPGYMCLEVKKSLPYDIHDPTYSFIYQIGVASDSKKVHMEAVKNILGKPSGHPAEAMVKYPIWSTWAKYKRDIDENVVLEYADQIIRNGWPNSQYELDDDWEVCYGALTFNKKKFPNIRQTISNIKAKGFPRVTLWIHPFINKVCEPWYSEAKRKGYLVANYSGNTETQWWNSVKDDAAYVDFSKPEVAEWFSARLRAILAESGIDSFKFDAGETSWSPPDPILNGPRSKHPNVIVDTYVRTVAKFGDLVEVRSAHRTQDLPIFVRMIDKDSEWNWNNGLPTLVTTLLQMNMVGYPLVLPDMVGGNGYNNHPPNKEMFIRWLQANVFMPSIQFSYVPWDYDAETVTISKKMTNLHEEYTPKIMERFKLAVSDGSPVNPPIWWVSPDDIVAQKIYDQFLLGEDIIAAPVLQENVRSRDIYLPQGTWTDGNSQAVHTGPKWLRNYEVPLSMLPYFVRKTN